A genomic window from Bradyrhizobium lupini includes:
- the mdoH gene encoding glucans biosynthesis glucosyltransferase MdoH, giving the protein MGALTTSPALSLELGTRYLPDETPLPMQPCRLDRTNRADPGRLRTAPAVAARRLFILGGTVAITAAGAVEMYDVLKVGGVTVLEGMVFGLFLVLLAWIAFSFVSSVAGFFVLLRGRPDVLPMDSQGPLPTITGRTAMLLPTYNEDQHHLMARLRAMYESVGETGQDPLFDWFLLSDTTDPDIWIAEELAFLELQRNCGSGHLYYRHRSDNTARKSGNIAEWVRRFGGAYDYMIILDADSLMSGETIVRLAGAMESNSQAALIQTLPIVVNARTLISRLQQFSGRLYGPLIAAGNTWWHASEGNYWGHNAIIRVQAFAQEAGLPELRGRKPFGGHILSHDFVEAALMRRAGWGIFMAPGLGGSFEEVPPSLLDFAARDRRWCQGNLQHLAVLPARGLHWVSRLHLLTGIGSYLTAPLWLLFLLLGILTSLQAYFVKPEYFPKGFSLFPTWPAQDPVLAAWVFAATMGLLIVPKLLAYLVLLTKRAERQAFGGGFRVLLAVVAESLLAALIAPSMMIFQSTAVAEILLGRDAGWQVQRRSDGRITRDEVYRKFTVPTLCGLAMAASAYAVSLPLLLWMSPVIIGLVCAIPIGLVTSTAPRMARLFATPEDNRVPALLQRARELASLDRIEPHGALIELRQNPALLGPHMQSLETPPRKSGQIDIDLAIGRAKIEQSDDFEEVVSSLSARETLAVLKHPHALEQVMRMPRATASAEV; this is encoded by the coding sequence ATGGGCGCCCTGACGACCTCGCCCGCGCTCTCGCTTGAGCTTGGCACTCGGTATCTTCCCGACGAAACGCCTCTCCCCATGCAGCCTTGCCGATTGGACCGGACTAACCGTGCCGATCCGGGGCGACTGCGGACCGCCCCTGCCGTTGCAGCGCGACGCCTGTTCATTCTTGGCGGAACGGTCGCGATTACCGCTGCGGGCGCTGTTGAGATGTACGATGTTCTCAAGGTTGGTGGCGTCACGGTCCTCGAAGGCATGGTGTTCGGGCTGTTTCTCGTGCTGCTCGCCTGGATCGCGTTTTCGTTCGTGTCTTCAGTCGCCGGTTTTTTTGTGCTCCTGCGGGGGCGACCGGATGTGCTGCCAATGGACAGCCAGGGTCCGCTGCCCACGATCACCGGCCGAACGGCGATGCTGTTGCCGACCTATAACGAGGATCAGCACCATCTCATGGCGCGACTCCGCGCCATGTACGAGTCGGTCGGCGAAACCGGACAGGACCCGTTGTTCGATTGGTTTCTGCTCAGTGACACGACAGATCCGGACATCTGGATTGCCGAGGAGCTTGCGTTTCTGGAACTGCAGCGCAACTGCGGTTCGGGCCATCTCTACTATCGTCACCGATCCGACAACACCGCCCGAAAGTCCGGCAACATCGCCGAATGGGTGAGGCGGTTCGGTGGCGCCTACGACTACATGATCATTCTCGACGCGGACAGTCTGATGAGCGGAGAGACCATCGTGCGGCTGGCGGGCGCGATGGAATCGAACTCGCAAGCCGCGCTGATTCAAACGCTTCCGATCGTCGTCAATGCGCGAACCCTGATTAGCCGGCTTCAGCAGTTCTCGGGTCGTTTGTACGGCCCGCTGATCGCGGCCGGGAACACCTGGTGGCACGCCTCAGAGGGCAACTACTGGGGACATAACGCCATCATCCGGGTGCAGGCTTTTGCGCAAGAGGCGGGCCTGCCCGAGTTGCGCGGGAGGAAGCCTTTCGGCGGCCATATCCTCAGCCACGATTTTGTCGAAGCCGCACTAATGCGACGAGCGGGATGGGGAATTTTCATGGCTCCAGGTCTCGGCGGGAGTTTCGAGGAGGTGCCCCCGTCGCTTCTGGATTTCGCGGCGCGCGACCGCCGCTGGTGTCAGGGCAATCTCCAGCATCTTGCCGTTCTACCGGCTCGAGGCCTGCACTGGGTCTCCAGGCTTCACCTGTTGACCGGGATCGGATCCTACCTCACCGCGCCGCTGTGGCTGCTGTTTCTATTGCTCGGAATCCTGACCTCCTTGCAGGCCTATTTCGTCAAGCCGGAGTACTTTCCCAAGGGCTTCTCGTTGTTTCCAACGTGGCCCGCACAGGATCCCGTGCTCGCCGCCTGGGTCTTTGCCGCGACAATGGGGCTGCTCATCGTGCCCAAATTGCTGGCCTACCTCGTTTTGCTCACCAAGCGTGCGGAACGGCAGGCATTCGGCGGCGGATTTCGCGTGCTGCTGGCGGTGGTCGCCGAGAGCCTGCTTGCCGCCTTGATCGCCCCCTCCATGATGATCTTTCAATCCACCGCCGTGGCGGAGATCCTGCTGGGCCGTGACGCGGGCTGGCAAGTGCAACGGCGAAGCGATGGCAGGATCACGCGCGACGAAGTCTATCGCAAGTTCACGGTGCCGACCCTATGCGGTCTGGCCATGGCGGCAAGCGCCTACGCCGTGTCGCTCCCGCTGCTGCTCTGGATGTCACCGGTGATCATCGGCCTGGTTTGCGCCATTCCGATCGGTCTCGTCACCTCGACGGCACCGCGAATGGCGCGCCTGTTTGCAACCCCGGAGGACAATCGCGTGCCGGCGCTGCTGCAGAGGGCGAGAGAGCTTGCCAGCCTGGATCGAATCGAGCCACACGGGGCCCTGATCGAACTTAGACAGAATCCCGCGTTGCTGGGACCGCACATGCAGTCCCTCGAAACGCCGCCGCGCAAATCGGGCCAAATCGACATAGATCTCGCGATCGGCCGGGCCAAGATTGAGCAGAGCGACGATTTCGAGGAAGTCGTCAGCAGCCTCAGCGCACGCGAGACGCTTGCCGTGCTGAAGCACCCACACGCCCTCGAGCAGGTCATGCGCATGCCGCGAGCTACCGCTTCCGCGGAAGTCTAG
- a CDS encoding glucan biosynthesis protein G produces the protein MNRRQFLEASALTPLATLLPGAVSAASAAELPFGPSYVRDLARNLASKPFAPPEEKVPDALKDLTYDQYRSIRFLPERAAWRSEKLPFEVQFFHRGFFYKNRVDIYEVAGGRAVPIRYRRDDFAFGDNIGQVPDADLGFAGFRIHAPINRPDYYDEVCAFLGASYFRAVAKGETYGLSARGLSIDTGESKGEEFPFFKAFWLEKPAPGATSVVVHALLDSKSATASYRFTIRPGAPTVFDVEMSLYPRIELQHAGLAPMTSMFFFGPNDRHDVDDFRPAVHDSDGLAVFNGKGEQLWRPLNNPRDLQASTFNDLNPRGFGLMQRERNFFAYEDIESRFERRPSLWVEPIGDWGEGSVVLFEIPTKEEVHDNIAAFWRPKTALQAKSENNYTYRLHWGPDAPKPNSLARFTRTGVGARGDDSKLFVLEIVGDGLKAVDPNKVRGAVSADKSEIKNVVTQPNPETGGWRLSFQCAVKDAPIELRAILMQGEQPISEVWVYRWAP, from the coding sequence TTGAATCGCCGGCAATTCCTGGAAGCCTCGGCATTGACGCCATTGGCGACATTACTACCTGGCGCAGTCTCTGCGGCATCGGCGGCGGAGTTGCCGTTTGGTCCCTCTTATGTCCGCGACCTTGCCCGCAATTTGGCGAGTAAGCCCTTTGCGCCACCAGAGGAAAAGGTCCCGGACGCGCTCAAGGATCTCACCTACGATCAGTACCGGTCAATTCGCTTTCTGCCGGAGCGCGCGGCTTGGCGGAGCGAGAAGCTGCCCTTCGAGGTCCAGTTTTTCCACCGCGGCTTTTTCTATAAGAACAGGGTCGACATTTACGAGGTCGCCGGCGGACGAGCCGTACCGATCAGGTACCGGCGCGACGATTTTGCATTCGGCGACAATATCGGCCAGGTACCGGACGCCGATCTCGGGTTTGCCGGGTTTCGCATTCACGCCCCGATCAATCGCCCCGACTATTACGACGAGGTTTGCGCGTTTCTCGGCGCCAGCTACTTCCGTGCCGTTGCCAAAGGCGAGACCTATGGCCTGTCCGCGCGCGGTCTGTCGATCGATACCGGCGAGAGCAAGGGGGAGGAATTTCCCTTCTTCAAGGCGTTCTGGCTGGAGAAGCCCGCGCCGGGTGCCACATCTGTGGTGGTCCATGCGCTGCTTGACAGCAAGAGCGCTACCGCAAGCTATCGCTTCACGATCAGGCCGGGCGCTCCGACGGTCTTCGACGTGGAGATGTCGCTCTATCCGCGGATCGAGCTGCAGCATGCCGGCCTGGCGCCCATGACAAGCATGTTCTTTTTCGGTCCGAACGACCGACACGATGTCGACGATTTCCGCCCTGCCGTGCACGACTCCGATGGGCTCGCCGTGTTCAACGGAAAGGGCGAGCAACTCTGGCGTCCTCTCAACAATCCGCGCGATCTGCAAGCCAGCACATTCAATGATCTCAATCCTCGCGGCTTCGGCCTGATGCAGCGGGAACGAAACTTCTTTGCCTACGAGGACATCGAATCGCGCTTTGAGCGTCGCCCAAGCCTCTGGGTCGAACCGATCGGAGATTGGGGAGAGGGCAGTGTGGTCCTCTTTGAGATCCCGACCAAGGAGGAAGTTCACGACAACATCGCCGCCTTCTGGCGCCCGAAAACCGCTCTCCAGGCCAAGAGCGAAAACAACTACACCTACCGTCTGCACTGGGGTCCGGACGCGCCGAAGCCCAATTCGCTGGCTCGGTTCACCCGCACAGGCGTTGGCGCGCGGGGCGACGACAGCAAATTGTTCGTGCTCGAAATCGTCGGGGACGGACTGAAGGCGGTCGATCCCAACAAGGTAAGGGGTGCCGTCAGCGCCGACAAATCCGAGATCAAGAACGTCGTCACACAGCCAAACCCGGAAACCGGTGGCTGGCGCCTGAGTTTCCAGTGCGCCGTGAAGGACGCGCCGATCGAGTTGAGGGCGATCTTGATGCAGGGCGAACAGCCGATCTCTGAAGTCTGGGTTTACCGATGGGCGCCCTGA
- the fsrB gene encoding siderophore utilization protein FsrB: protein MRAIFGKLHRWAGLLTAGFLFFSGITGAIISWDHEIDEVLNSHLFDVSSKGPAIPSIDLAKMIEQRDPRARVVYLFMTPEEGHSLWFFVMPRIDPATGKRYPLDYNQIFLDPNTGAELGRRYWGAVCPVTRENFVSFLYKLHYTMHIPEFWGSDRWGMRLLGVIAIIWTIDCFVGLYLTLPSRRRARAARAPQVTRQLERGFWARWAPAWTIKTSGSAYRINFDIHRAFSLWTWGVLFIIAFTAFSLNLYFEVFSPLMKMVSNYTPTPYEQRPYRDLDDPIEPKVSFADIAARAAVDGKGRGWTIPVGSVNHGPAHGVYAAAFFHPGDDHGAGGVGPAQLYYDSEDGRPIGERLPWVGTAADIFVQAQFPLHSGRIVGLFGRILISVMGLVVAALSVTGIVIWWRKRRARVRVRATAAMRPSRQQLTPAE from the coding sequence ATGAGAGCGATATTCGGCAAGCTGCATCGCTGGGCGGGACTGCTCACGGCCGGATTCCTGTTCTTCTCCGGTATCACCGGGGCGATCATCTCCTGGGATCACGAGATCGACGAGGTCCTGAACAGCCATCTGTTCGACGTCAGCAGCAAGGGCCCGGCCATTCCCTCGATCGATCTCGCCAAGATGATCGAGCAGCGCGATCCCCGCGCGCGCGTTGTCTACCTGTTCATGACGCCGGAGGAGGGCCACTCGCTGTGGTTCTTCGTCATGCCCAGGATCGATCCCGCGACCGGCAAGCGCTATCCGCTCGACTACAATCAGATCTTTCTGGACCCCAATACTGGCGCCGAGCTCGGCCGGCGCTATTGGGGCGCGGTGTGTCCGGTGACGCGCGAAAACTTCGTCTCGTTCCTCTACAAGCTGCACTACACCATGCACATCCCGGAATTCTGGGGCAGCGACCGCTGGGGCATGCGCCTGCTCGGCGTGATCGCCATCATCTGGACCATCGACTGCTTCGTCGGCTTGTATTTGACGCTGCCCTCGCGCCGGCGCGCCCGGGCGGCGCGGGCACCCCAGGTCACGCGCCAGCTCGAACGCGGCTTCTGGGCGCGTTGGGCGCCCGCGTGGACCATCAAGACGTCAGGCAGCGCCTACCGGATCAATTTCGATATCCACCGCGCTTTCAGCCTGTGGACCTGGGGCGTGCTCTTCATCATCGCCTTCACGGCGTTCTCGCTGAACCTCTATTTCGAGGTGTTCTCGCCGCTGATGAAAATGGTGTCGAACTACACGCCGACGCCCTATGAGCAGCGGCCGTATCGCGATCTCGACGACCCCATCGAGCCCAAGGTCAGCTTCGCCGACATCGCCGCGCGCGCGGCGGTCGACGGCAAGGGGCGAGGGTGGACCATCCCGGTCGGCTCGGTCAATCACGGCCCGGCCCACGGCGTCTATGCCGCGGCCTTCTTCCACCCCGGCGACGATCACGGCGCCGGCGGCGTCGGCCCGGCGCAGCTCTATTACGACAGCGAGGACGGTCGTCCGATCGGCGAACGGCTGCCCTGGGTCGGCACCGCCGCCGACATCTTCGTACAGGCGCAATTCCCGCTGCATTCGGGCCGCATCGTCGGGCTGTTCGGCCGCATTCTGATCTCGGTCATGGGGCTGGTGGTGGCGGCGCTCTCGGTCACCGGAATCGTGATCTGGTGGCGCAAGCGCCGCGCCCGCGTGCGCGTGCGGGCGACGGCGGCGATGCGCCCGAGCCGGCAGCAGCTGACACCGGCGGAGTAG
- a CDS encoding methionine ABC transporter permease, which produces MSPELINLIIQATGESLYMVGLAALIGTAFGLPLGVFLATSRKGELFAAPIVNRVLGAVVNATRSTPFIILVVAIIPFTRLVAGTSIGSTAAIVPLTIASAPFIARLVEAAIREVDGGLIETASSFGASPMQIVLKVLIPEALPGLLLALTLAVVSLLGYSAMVGAVGGGGLGDLGIRYGYQRFMPEMMLAVVVVLIALVQLVQSAGDYLARRVNRRLRHR; this is translated from the coding sequence ATGTCGCCTGAACTCATCAACCTGATCATCCAGGCGACCGGCGAGAGCCTGTACATGGTCGGGCTCGCCGCGCTGATCGGCACCGCCTTCGGCCTGCCGCTCGGCGTCTTTCTCGCGACCAGCCGGAAAGGCGAGCTGTTCGCGGCGCCCATCGTCAATCGCGTGCTCGGTGCCGTCGTCAACGCGACGCGATCCACGCCTTTCATCATCCTGGTCGTCGCCATTATCCCGTTCACGCGGTTGGTGGCCGGCACCTCGATCGGATCGACGGCCGCGATCGTACCGTTGACGATCGCATCGGCGCCGTTCATCGCGCGCCTGGTCGAGGCCGCGATCCGCGAGGTCGATGGCGGCCTGATCGAGACGGCGTCCTCGTTCGGGGCCTCGCCGATGCAGATCGTGCTCAAGGTGCTGATCCCCGAAGCGCTGCCGGGTCTTCTGCTGGCGCTGACGCTCGCGGTTGTCAGCCTGCTCGGCTATTCCGCCATGGTCGGCGCCGTCGGAGGCGGAGGCCTGGGCGATCTCGGCATCCGCTACGGCTATCAGCGCTTCATGCCGGAGATGATGCTGGCCGTCGTCGTGGTGCTGATCGCGCTGGTGCAGCTCGTGCAGAGCGCCGGCGATTATCTCGCGCGCCGGGTTAATCGCCGGCTGCGACATCGCTGA